The sequence below is a genomic window from Ostrinia nubilalis chromosome Z, ilOstNubi1.1, whole genome shotgun sequence.
tgaaattcggaaagagcacatcgaaatctatataccaattttcaaaactcccggaagcctacgaaatgactggactaaaaaGGAAAACTTTACTTACACGTGTACTTCTGTTGAAATATGGGAAGCCGAATAAAATTCCCGGCTGAAAGAGTTCCAAACAACTTTTTTCATGCTATTTCAGTTACAAAGGAGTCACGTTTCGGGGTTGGTCTGACTTTCAGGATGGAGAAAAGTTTTTGTTGTTCACGTGACGGGTTCTACTTCTAAAGTGCGCCTCGTGATCTACCCGAGAGTAATAAACGAAACAACAACGAAAAAGCTCAAAAGTATAAGCAACTTTCAATATTAATTCAGCAATCACTGACAAATATGACTGAGGTtgaatctagtttttttaatatcgtTTTAAGCTCATATTACCTATTATAGTagactcggaaagggatcaacatcgtatcgtctttcgcgagctgtcatcggcTTTCGCGCTCTGTCAATCCCTTTCCGGGTGATtggtgtgctacgtcctttataaTAAGTGCAGACCGGAGACTGAAGAACTGAATATTTCGACCATTATTTTACTGTACCCAATTTGATCGTATTTCATGTaacaaattgaatttgaaaatttaaatttgaattctGATAAAAGTTCATAACTATTTCAAATATTCTTTTGAACTACTATCCGTGGCACGGTGGcgcttagtttaattaaaatttataagtacctaccacTGTTAGTCAATGAAACATTGACAATTTGCCTAGTGGGCAGTACTAATTTGCTTATATGCAATGCACTAGCAACAGCTTGGAGTCCGATAATAAGTCCTAACGTGGCCCCGACCTACCGTGGTCCTCTGACCAACGCAACGGTCCCTAAGTCAGACACTCAGGTTCAGTACACGAAGGCAAGTTGATTGATGAATCAGACATAGTGTCAAGAATGTAATGAATGGGTAGGTAAGTACTCCTAATCATCCATACTACGAGCCACTCCTTTGAGAGCTGCATAATGGCATAATTGATTGCATGAATGAAACCCGCGGTGTGGTTGCCCTGCAGCGTTCAAGATAGTCTTTCAGCTGGTATAGAGTACTAGTCCTCCTAACAAGTTATAATATCAGGGGAATAAGGCCAAGGATGATTTAAAGTAGATTTACTTAGCACCTAAAAAGATTGAtgcaatttttatttatgttagatgatcaatgtttattttacgGGTCAAAAGTCTCTGACAACTCTATCGATCCACTGAGGTAAGAGTACCGAATTAGAAATGAGAGATATTGTTTAAAACTTTCACATAAAGTTCTGATAAATTCTCTAAATATAATCTAAATGTTCTTATTTGCGTTGCCTTTACAACATTTCGTAAATGGGGTGAACATTAAAGTGATCGTCAACTAAAACAGTATAATGTTACTAAAAGAACActactataaataatatttgatacAATAGGGTCTCGTGTTACATCGTGAAAGATAAAAGTTATATCTGTCTtgagaaattatttttatacccTTCGGTTGACTGCGCTCTCGGTGTCAACTGATATGAGACTTTGATTGTACCTGCTATCTACAAAAACGATTTTTGTTCGAAATTATCTGCCTTTACTTTCAGTGAATTATTAGAATATGGTTGTGACTTTTCGGTGTTTGATTTCAGTGACTTGAAAGAGAGCGTGTTCACGAAGTTGGATCTCGTGGACTACTTCAGCTTAGCGGACAATTCGCTGGCTGACCTGCCAAGACACGTCCTCCGCCACCTGCCGCACGTCAAGACCCTTGATCTCTGCAGGAACAAGATCACGAAGCTGACCGAAGACGATTTCAGAGTAAGAATTCATTACTACTTCTATTATTTCTATAAGAGTTACTACAAGACTATGAGAAAGTGCGAACTCGAGAATTGAAATACCTAACGTTAATTACATCATCTACGTCGTATTCCTGAGCGATGACCGAGATTTATCTCTGTTGAGGTTAGACAATAGTTACGTTGGAAGATATTTATGGTGAATCGTGCCTACTTATTCATTCGATAGTACTTGAGAGTGATGCGTCCAGTCTGATGCTTCCCCCAATCCTTTTGGTCAGCGTTGAGAATGTGTTTATACCTAGCCATTGACCAGGCCGTGTGGTATCAAATGGAATATAATAATAACCTAATTCTAGATAATAAACTCGTATTAGTTCAAATACTCCGTTTGCCTCTGGTAGATTACAGCAGCGTGTTCCTGCAGTCAAGGCTAATTTAATGACCTAAGGATGAAGCTAATACTCAAATTTGTTTAATTTCAGGACATACAAGAACTAGAGCATCTGTTGGTAGCTGACAATCAGATATCCAAGATTGAAAGAAACGCCGTGCCAAAGGCGCTGAAACACGTGCACCTGGGCATCAACAAACTCATCAGTTTGAACGGGGCCCTTCGAGATCTGGACGACCTTGAGTGGATATTCATCAATGCCAACAACTTGAAATCTATTGACAATGAACTACCTATTGTAAGTTAAACGGGCCCTTTCGTATAGGTACGCTTGGCTAATGGCATTCAACTTAACGAAAACGTAACGTCGATATGGAGTACATCATGATGACATATTAGATCAAGTAGGAATACGTGTTGTGGAGTATAATGCAACCGAGGGTTCGGTCCCTATGAGATGAATGTTTACACAAACATTGACGATGGTCCCATACGATGAGCTTTTATggttttcaatttattattcgtATCTCAGACACACACATTCAGAATTATTTACGAGATCATTCTACGAGTTGAAACCAGCAACTCTGAGACGGTAGTCTCTCTTATCACTAATCTATATCAGACACCGGAGTGTTCTTTAtctgtgtaattatttttttaagtaccaAGACATTTTAATTTCAGAAAGCTAAAAAGATTACACTTATCCATGCTGCGCACAACGAATTGCAAAACTTGCCAAAAGATATGAAGCAAATGCCATCACTGGAGTCTCTATATTTTTACGGCAATAAGATCAAGTCTCTCGATGGAGCTTTACAAAAATCTAGACGGTTACAAAGGATCGGCTTATCTTTTAACAAAATAGAAAGCGtaagtaacataataatatgtatgaaaAACAATGGTTGCATTTAACTTACAGAGTAATGCCATAAACAATTTCTTAACGTAAAAACACCATCGTCTTTAAAGATGCTTAATAATATCACTGCTCTTAGGTTTCACACCTAATTTACTTACATCTACTCAATCAGGGTACAAGCACAGAATAATGTAGTACTGTACAAttaatcaatttttatatttttagttggCTGAAGACGAATTTAGCGAAGCAGAAAAATTAATGGACTTAGATATCGCTTACAATCAAGTCAAATCTTTAAACGGTTCGCTGAGAAGTTTGAAATCGTTGAGATATTTGAATTTGACCCATAATTTCTTGACGGAATTTTCCTTACAAGAAATCAAGGGATTGAAAAGGTTATCTGTTATAGACTTGTCTCACAACAAAATATCTCATATAACGGGAAGTATGGAAGTGAGTATTGTTTCACGGAGACCAATATCATTGTAATGGGTTCTTTAAActaatcaaatttaaattttcagAATTTGGTGGACGTTGAGACCCGTGTGTTGGAATTAAGATTGGACCATAATTACTTAATGAGTTTAGGAGGGGCTTTGATGGGCTTGCATGGTCTTTTGAGACTAAACTTGAGCCACAATCAGCTGCAACAAATCTCTCCAGATGATTTGATTGGCCTCGACGAGTTAAAACTGCTTGATGTCTCTCATAATCACATTACGTCTTTAGAAGAAACGTCGAAGGTTTGTCTTGTAGATAAATATCCCTTAAATTAGCCCGTAAGTCGCTAAGCGAGCTAGTGCGAACAATATTAATGTTATTTCTTTGTGTTAAATGATGCAAAAGCGAATGTTTTGCATATTGAGCTGAATCTTATCGGTTTTCTTTTGTGTTTTCAGACCTTTTTGCCCTCTCTGGAAGAATTATTAGCTCACCACAACAATATTACTTTGCTGGATAAAGATTTCCATGGCCTGCCATCTCTGTGCATGGCTGATCTTTCATACAACCAGATACAATCGGTGAATTATGATCTCGTTTCAAAGTCAAGGTGCACCATAAACGGAGTGCCCAGTATTTTGAAGATTTATCTTCAAGGTGAGTCGGtaataatgtcaacaaatatgttaatttatttagcatttatttaataggtaccATACTTATAagaagtaaaataaacaaagtGTCATGCACTTTGACCTATTTAGAAATGCTTAAGCTTAGCCAAGGCGAAATATTACATGACGCAGAATGTTTTTGAGCAATGCgaaatatgattttattaattaaattctgCCAAAGTTTATTACATCATGTTACATCATGAAAATGTTTCCTGAAAATTTCAACAAATTGTTATTGCAGAGCatgaaatgaataaaatgcTGTAATATTAGCAATTTACGTGATACAGAGCGTATTGCGTTACAGATAACCCAGTGCTGTGCGACGATCGGCTGTTTGAGCTCATGACTGTGCTGGAGAGCCTGAACGCGCGCGTGAGCGGCGTGTCCACGTGCGTCGCCACGCAGACGTCGGCGCCGGCGCTGATGCGCGCGCTCAACGACATCGTGCCGCAGAAGGAGAGCCCGGGCCTGCCCGTCATCATGGTGGCGCGCATGGAGCCGCTGCACGTCGAGCGCCAGCCGCTGCCGATCACGTACCAGCGGGTGGGCGCGCTGATCGGGCACGTGCTGCCGGAGCGCGAGGGCGGGCTGCCCGTGGTGGTGGAGCCGCCGGTCACGCTGCCGCCCAGCACCAACGTGGTGGTGAAGTGGCCCGACGAGCGGCGGGCGGACGAGCGCGCACCCGCCGCGCACCCGCTGGCCGACCACCTGCGCCTGCGCGACCTGGACGCGTCGTCACAGTGAAACGCAAGCGCCACACGCCGACGCCATCGAACTGAGTGAAGTGATTAGTAAATACGCTGCCTCGATCTAGCAGGGCGGTTCTGATTCGGCCGGGTGCATGGAATTTTCTCAAAATAGATTCCGACTAGGTTTGCGATGTACAAAGCCGTTTACGCTGAATTGTATCAAACAGATAATACAGTACAATAATTTAACGTCAAGCTATGTGTATGTGCCTTTAGATTATTAGATTTAAATAAACGTTTAAAGTTGTCGAATGTGTTGGGTTTACAGTCGGTCTGCGTGAATGTGAGGCCGTTGCCGATCTAGTACGTTATGGTACCTATAGtaacaaaattgaaacaaagaTTAAATACCTAGTAAAAATTttctttgtataaattattgaaagtgatccaaaaaaatatgaaattgagATATTATTGTTAAGATGATAGATATGTAGGATAATTTATATTCGCCTATTAACATTACCTAATAAAATATGTCTAACAAGCTAACTCTCTCTGACGCCCGTTATTATTAAATGTTTGTCAAGTACGTGTGATAATGCCATAAGAATAATAAACGATTGCTTAGtaagaacattattatttttaatgatgcGGTAATCTATGTATTATTCTTTTGGACTGTCTTTCAATTTCCTTAGTAGGGATGTGCCATAGGTATTACTTAGTTGTTCTATTTAAAGTAGCAGATCCTGGGTTATTATACATTAGTGCCCATGTAagaagattataaataaataaataattgtagttgttgtttcaaataaaaataattttaactttacCAAGTTTAGATACAGGTGTTCATTTGAATGTTCGTTAATTCATAAGCCTTCCTACCTACTCTTTCTTTGTAGTTATTCTAACCGAAATTTAAACTAGGTAGACTTTTTCTACCTTACGCCCTATGCTTACGTCATTATTCGGCGAGATTGTGCGTAGACTTGTGCAGAAAAGCAAAAAAAGTTCCACATAAGTAATCataggcttattattattatgtatgtgagTAAGTATGCATCGTATTTTTGCACGATATCGaaaagtaggtacgagtataggTACTATTAGGTGCCTACTCTAGGTACATTTACGTTATTTACACAACAAAAATACCTTACTTAGTCACAGggttttatcttttaatttcgTTAGCTGCAACCGGAGGTTCCAAgaaaaagcaaactttatttaattaaatttaatttaaaagaaagaaattacaataaaagtaaaattaggtAAGCTAGTGATACCGTCTCGAAGTGTGAAACAaatatgattataaaataattagtaaaattaatgaaacgtcGTCGCTGTCGTCATGAGAGGCGCATTTTGCTGATGCTGCTCCTCGCGGTCCATAGTGCAGTTGCAATGTTGATTTGGGTAAACTGGGTCAGCGTCGATGCACCGATCTTCATAGATTAGGCGTACGTAACACCTCCCCCCGAAGAACAGCCACCACCGAAGAATTTCGTAGTGAATTGAGGTGGGGGTTGGCTTGCCCTTGTCTTTGGCTCTGGTACAGCGTATATTGTCCCTTGTGTCTGAGTTTCCCTTGGTTGGATCTAGACAGAGTCTAATTTCTTGTAGTACTTGCGGTATAGTATGACGCTGATGAGTACAGATGCACCGATTAATACCATGTACAATGGGATGGTAGTATGGTATATACTGTAATCTACGTTCTTCTCAAGATATAACGTTGGATGCTGGGAAATCTTCATGTTGGTGGTGTGAAGATGATCCAGATTCATAGAGTTTAGTTTGACTGTAGAAATAATTATCGTACTCTGGTTCCTTCGGTAGATTCGTGATTGCCAGCACATGTCCTTTCAGTCGGTCTTTGAGGTTGGAGATGGTCAACAGAGATGTTTCCATGTGGAATTTGTGTGGGATGATTGCGAGATAGCTGCCTCGATACTCCTTGTTGATGTTGTAAGATCTTGCCCGCAGGACAGATGTACCTTCGTAGAAGTAGGGAAGTTGATGACGTAGTGGCGGTCGTCTAGTTGTTCGTATGCTGGTTGATTTAGTGTGACAGTGATTGGGCTGAAGTTTGGCTTTGGAGACTTCGTGTTTCTTCACATAAGAACCATTTGCTGGTCTTCGGGCATTCAGCCTCTATGTGCTTGAAATCTTTCTCATGGATAACTAGGAATGGGGGATGATGGAACAAGGATTTCGTggtcagtggcggcgtagcatgggttggcacccggggcgatcacccccccccccccccccccgtcacaagtcTTAAGGTACCCCCCAGAatttcgaagattgaaagacaatcgtaCCCCCCACCCCCCCCTTATCATGACATACACCGCAGATTTGCCACgcagatgtgccagtgagtactaatctgcgtgacttgtgtcaccccctgatgcttggcacccggggcggaccgcccccaccgccccccccttacgccgctactgttcGTGGTTTCCATTAGGGACAATAGATAATTTGTATATTAGGTCGTATGTATAAGGAGTAAAGATTGGGAACTTGTACACTATTACTATTTCATTATCGACGTAATATGAACCTAACTTAATTAAGTTTAATATGATTAGGATTAGGAAGGTGAGGACTTGAAAGATTCAAGGACTTACAGTACAGCATTGCTTTCTTCTGGACGAATCGATGGCTTGATTCACCTCTGGACTGCAGCTCCCGTAGGTTCGGATATTCGAAGCGCGACTTGATAGCCACTCGGAGGGCTCGGTGAACGGAAATCTTCATACGCGACCCGGGCCTAACCACGAAtatcctaccgactgcgccaatTTCGTTAGCTGCAACCGGAGGTTCCAAgaaaaagcaaactttatttaattaaatttaatttaaaagaaagaaattacaataaaagtaaaattaggtAAGCTAGTGATACCGTCTCGAAGTGTGAAACAaatatgattataaaataattagtaaaattaatgaaacgtcGTCGCTGTCGTCATGAGAGGCGCATTTTGCTGATGCTGCTCCTCGCGGTCCATAGTGCAGTTGCAATGTTGATTTGGGTAAACTGGGTCAGCGTCGATGCACCGATCTTCATAGATTAGGCGTAcgtaacattttaataaacaaaaacgtGGTGACCACGAGCTGGAACACGTTacttagtgtgggcaggccccacactaggtggaccgacgatctggtgaaggccgcgggaggtgcctggataaggtcgcgggaggagcctggaaaaggtcgcgggaggtgcttgGATAAGGTcccaggaggtgcctggatgtgggcgctgcaggaccggtctttgtggaaatccttggggaggccttagtccacctccagcagtggatgtcattcggctgaaacgaacgaatacctacttataccaAAAACAAGATGTATACTGACGAAGGCGTGTTAGCTTtcacatgtgtggtggctcgctactgttcgtctttcaaaagttttgatagacacattacttacac
It includes:
- the LOC135087047 gene encoding carboxypeptidase N subunit 2 — its product is MLAQPHALAAALLCALAGQIGAGASFHCAMRREISPCTCRREDKGTGAILVVCQRISAYEDIARALTNKFSPETKIGLDISYSNLPDFTEHSFRELGLSITRLKLNFDNLSDLKESVFTKLDLVDYFSLADNSLADLPRHVLRHLPHVKTLDLCRNKITKLTEDDFRDIQELEHLLVADNQISKIERNAVPKALKHVHLGINKLISLNGALRDLDDLEWIFINANNLKSIDNELPIKAKKITLIHAAHNELQNLPKDMKQMPSLESLYFYGNKIKSLDGALQKSRRLQRIGLSFNKIESLAEDEFSEAEKLMDLDIAYNQVKSLNGSLRSLKSLRYLNLTHNFLTEFSLQEIKGLKRLSVIDLSHNKISHITGSMENLVDVETRVLELRLDHNYLMSLGGALMGLHGLLRLNLSHNQLQQISPDDLIGLDELKLLDVSHNHITSLEETSKTFLPSLEELLAHHNNITLLDKDFHGLPSLCMADLSYNQIQSVNYDLVSKSRCTINGVPSILKIYLQDNPVLCDDRLFELMTVLESLNARVSGVSTCVATQTSAPALMRALNDIVPQKESPGLPVIMVARMEPLHVERQPLPITYQRVGALIGHVLPEREGGLPVVVEPPVTLPPSTNVVVKWPDERRADERAPAAHPLADHLRLRDLDASSQ